In a genomic window of Scomber japonicus isolate fScoJap1 chromosome 17, fScoJap1.pri, whole genome shotgun sequence:
- the LOC128377481 gene encoding astacin-like metalloprotease toxin 5: MKLLLFFLFCVSTGGVSLNDKNENSNASGSVTSVEGKEADAETLEELNHEVIVLEGDIIMPEDRNAVQQLWANAVVPFTISPDLADRASNIFAAFKMISDVTCIRFKRRTNELNYLKFLSGKGCASFVGVRGGAQSLYYGRTCSVGNLCHEIIHSLGLHHEHTRQDRDQYITVNWDHIKQASKKNFKKKPGDTLNLPYDVDSIMHYGPYFFSKDGGPTMLAKQGTDHMGQRNYLSLLDIQRLNTLYRCGQRGKW; encoded by the exons AtgaagctgctgctcttcttcctcttctgcgTCTCCACAG gtgGAGTTTCATTAAATGATAAGAATGAGAACAGCAATGCTTCAG GTTCTGTGACTTCAGTCGAAGGAAAAGAAGCTGATGCAGAAACTTTAGAAG AGCTTAATCATGAGGTCATCGTTCTGGAGGGAGACATCATCATGCCG GAGGACAGGAATGCTGTTCAGCAGTTGTGGGCAAACGCTGTCGTCCCGTTTACCATCAGTCCTGATCTGG CTGATCGAGCCTCAAACATCTTCGCCGCCTTTAAGATGATTTCAGATGTGACGTGTATTCGCTTCAAGAGACGAACCAATGAGCTCAACTACCTCAAGTTCCTCAGCGGCAAAGG CTGTGCGTCGTTCGTGGGCGTCCGTGGAGGAGCTCAGTCTCTGTACTACGGTCGGACCTGCAGCGTAGGGAACCTGTGCCATGAGATCATCCACTCACTGGGTCtgcaccatgaacacaccagacaggaccgGGACCAGTACATCACGGTGAACTGGGACCACATCAAACAAG CGAGTAAAAAGAACTTCAAGAAGAAACCAGGAGACACTCTGAACCTCCCGTATGATGTTGACTCCATCATGCACTACGGACC ATACTTCTTCAGTAAAGATGGAGGTCCGACGATGTTAGCGAAGCAGGGAACAGATCACATGGGTCAGAGGAATTACCTCAGCCTGCTGGATATACAGAGACTCAACACGCTCTACCGCTGTG GTCAAAGAGGGAAATGGTGA
- the ttll2 gene encoding probable tubulin polyglutamylase TTLL2, whose amino-acid sequence MAASSLVFRLHERGPELVREVLLERGWEEYDEGQREEEDWNLYWRGSAFRSAEYHKLLPWQRLNHHPKTVGITRKDCLARNLRRMRATFSSSLYDFSPTAFILPNDFTRFLSEYDHLRLTQTLPVYWICKPVRLSRGRGIFIFENIKDLIYDCSVIVQRYVSDPLLISGYKFDLRIYVCVKSFHPLTVYIHQEGLVRFSTEKYNLSSLQNLYAHLTNTSINKFGPFYKTEKQRVGQGCKWTMSKFRHFLHSLGTDELLLWQRINNIVTLTLLTIAPSVPSCPNCVELFGFDILIDVRLKPWLLEVNYSPALTLDCQADIAVKKGLIGDLIDLMSYKSIDGLRESAYRRRGNLNLILGSRWRTDRQTCPGLASSLQVSEPMNHDDTQTETETQLSAETDVSSQIPDIPPQALRFKSPAASCKLPNIHRVGRIRPVRIHQEAETSSNRRHVPPLRVGGFIRTFPFNAATLKASRHTLDVKTVIQEIHKLTNQLAAGRSVRKRPKSDEEEEKKNSDGGEEEEFESLFWGPNNPPLLSQTLKQL is encoded by the exons ATGGCTGCATCGTCGCTGGTGTTCAGGCTTCATGAGCGAGGTCCTGAGCTGGTGAGGGAAGTTCTTCTGGAGCGAGGATGGGAGGAGTACGACGAAGGACAACGAGAGGAGGAAGACTGGAACCTCTACTGGCGAGGATCGGCGTTTCGCAGCGCTGAATATCACAAGCTGTTACCGTGGCAACGCCTCAACCACCATCCCAAGACCGTCGGCATCACGCGCAAG GACTGTTTGGCTCGTAACCTGCGGAGGATGAGAGCCACCTTCTCTTCGTCTCTCTACGACTTCAGTCCGACCGCCTTCATCCTCCCCAACGACTTCACCCGCTTCCTGTCTGAATACGACCACCTGCGTCTGACCCAAACCCTGCCGGTCTACTGGATCTGCAAACCTGTCCGACTCTCCAGAGGCAGAGGCATCTTCATCTTCGAGAACATTAAGGACTTGATCTACGACTGCTCCGTCATCGTGCAGCGCTACGTCAGCGATCCTCTGCTGATCTCCGGCTACAAGTTCGACCTCCGGATCTACGTGTGCGTGAAGAGTTTCCATCCTCTGACGGTTTACATTCATCAGGAGGGTCTGGTGCGTTTCTCCACCGAAAAATACAACCTGTCATCTCTCCAGAACCTTTACGCTCACCTCACCAACACCAGCATCAATAAGTTCGGACCTTTCTACAAAACGGAGAAGCAGCGGGTGGGACAAGGGTGCAAATGGACAATGAGTAAGTTCAGACATTTCCTCCACAGCCTAGGAACCGACGAGCTTCTTCTGTGGCAGAGGATCAATAATATCGTGACGCTGACCCTCCTCACCATCGccccctctgttccttcctgtCCAAACTGTGTGGAGCTGTTCGGGTTCGATATCCTGATCGATGTGAGGTTGAAACCGTGGCTGCTGGAGGTGAACTACAGCCCGGCTCTGACGCTGGACTGCCAGGCGGACATCGCGGTGAAGAAGGGGTTAATTGGAGATCTGATCGATTTGATGAGCTACAAGTCGATCGACGGGTTGAGAGAGAGCGCGTATCGGAGGCGAGG GAACCTGAACCTGATCCTCGGCTCACgctggaggacagacagacagacgtgtCCGGGTCTCGCTTCCAGTCTTCAGGTGTCCGAGCCGATGAACCACGACGACACCCAAACAGAAACTGAGACGCAGCTGTCAGCAGAGACGGACGTTTCCTCTCAGATACCTGATATTCCTCCGCAGGCGCTCCGATTCAAGAGTCCTGCTGCGTCCTGCAAACTCCCAAATATCCACAG AGTTGGAAGAATCCGACCAGTAAGAATCCATCAGGAGGCAGAAACGTCTTCAAACAGACGACACGTTCCTCCTCTGAGAGTCGGAGGCTTCATACGGACGTTCCCGTTTAACGCGGCGACCCTGAAGGCATCACGACACACGCTGGACGTTAAAACAGTCATACAGGAAATTCACAAGCTGACAAATCAGCTGGCAGCGGGCCGGTCGGTCAGGAAGCGGCCGAAGA